The Candidatus Bathyarchaeota archaeon nucleotide sequence AGCCTACGTTTATGCTTTATAACTTCAGCCCCAAGCTTTTCAGCTATTAAGCCTGTATAATCGTTTGAGCCATCATCGCATACAATATCAACATATTTTTATGATTAAGTTAAATTAAGGTTTACCCTAGGGGAGAGGGGGGCTCCTCCTCCAGCATAAAACCCTTAAATTTTTGATTTTCTTTGATTTTTTAAGGGTTTTCAAGCTTAATTTTTGATTATTTTTGATTTTTTAAAGAAAATCAAAACCATAACTTTCTATAAAACATTATGCAAAGATGTAGATAGCTTACATTGCTATATTCTTCTTTATAATGAACCTTAGCTTTTAACGATTGTAAATGCTTCTTTAAAATTGTTAAAGAATTAAAAAATCAACGAAGAATCAAAAAATAATTTTAGTATACGAAAGAAGACAGTTAGCTTGTTAAATAACATCGATTTAATTATTTTCTATTTAAGAATGTTGATTATAGCTTTTAACTCGTAAAGGTTTATGTTAAATCATTCAATAGATTTTAAGTTTTCCATGTTTAAAGCATAATTCTATAAGCATTAAAGTTTCTTCATAAATTCATGATATTGCTTAACTGCTTCCTCTGGAAATGGATTAACTATTGTTACTTCCTTCACTTTTTCAAGCTCTTTATCTAATGAATATATTATCGAGGCTTTTAAATTTCTTGCTGTAGATATTAAGTATCCATCCCAAGATTCGATATTATAGTATGTCGCATATTCAAGAGCTTCAAGTGCTAATTCAGGCGATATTTGAGGATAAAATGCTGGAGATCTTGTAGCTAAAAGCTTCTCTAAAACATTTTTTACAGAAATCTTTGATGCTTTTAGGTATCTAGTAGTTATATGATATGCTCCTATTATAGACGAAACTGGGATAACTATTCGCTTCTTTTGGGTAAGCGCTTCAGAAAGAAAGGTTATAGCATATTCTTTAAGAGGGTTATCAAAGCATACAATGGCTATTATGCTTACATCAACCAATCCTTCAGGATAAACCAAGTTTTCTTTTAGCATACTCAAGGCTCATCCACCTCCAGCTTTCCTCGCAAGCCTCCGTAAAAACCTCTATCTTAATATTTCGAGCTAAATTAATCCATTCTTCAACCCTTTTATTCAAATCTTCAGGAAATAGCTCAAGTATTATTCTTGAGCCGTCGAGCCTAGCTAAAAGCTTCCCCCGACCCTTAATTCCTATAGCTTTTCGAATACGAGTAGAAAGAACAACCCTGCCTTGCTTATCTATATTCAATATTTCTTCCATAATTTCTACCATATGGAAAAAATTATACCATAATTTATAAATTTTCCTTTCTCATGTAATAAACTTGCTTAAAACCTTCATAAACGTTGATAAATTCAAATTAAGGTTTATTACCCTAGGGGAGAGGGGGGCTCCTCCTCCAGCATAAAACCCTTAAATTTTTGATTTTCTTTGATTTTTTAAGCTTTCTTGAATTCAAACCTTTGATTTTCTTTAAAAAATCAAAAATTAAGCCTTATGTTAACTAAAAAACTAATTTAACTAGCGTTATTATAACCGCTATTAATATCGGGATATTAAAGCCTATTAAAGGTTTTTACAAGTGTATGAAAGCAAATAGCTTGCTTTAGTGTCGTCAAAAGCTTTTTGAACTTTCGCTAATGCTATAAGCAATTTAAACCTTTTAAACTTTAAAAGAAAATCTTACATATAAGAAAAACCTTATTTGTAATAGAGAATTATGAATGATTTTGAAATCCATATTAAAGCTGCTTGCGAAAAAGGTTAGCGGCGTTAGATGAATTTGATAAGAAAAGATATATGGTTGTTGGAGATTTAGCTATTAAAGCTGTTGAGCAAGCTATTGAAGCTTTAGCTGCTTTAGAGAATCTGCATTTTCATTTGCATCCAAGAAGCGCTCATAACGCTAGGCTGCATTGGATAAAGGAAAAGTTTCCATATTTATCAAAGGATATAGATGAATTATGGGGAGCTTACGGCGTTCTTGGATATGAAGGCATTAACGGAGAAAGAGCAGAAAAAGTTATAGCAGCTATGGAGCGTGTCTTAAATGAATTTGAAAACAAATCAAATATCAAATTTAAATAAAGTTGTTAAGGCTATATCAAGGCTTGAAGGCGTTATAGGAATTTTACTCTTTGGAAGCATTGCTAGAGGAGATTACGACGAGTATTCAGATTATGATTTGCTTATCATTTTTAAAGATAAATCTTCCATGTGGAAAAGCTGGGACAATTTATTTAAAGATGTTAGCAGCCTTAAAATGAATTTACACATAATCCCTAAAAGTTTAGAAGAATTTAAAACAGCTAACCCAGTATTTTTAGAAGAGCTTTCTAACCATGGAAAAATTCTTTTCGCTCGTTTCCCTATGGAAGCTTCTTTAAAACCCATAGCATTAAAGCCTTTTTGCTTAATTTTCTACAATATGAGCGGTTTAAGCTATAAAGATAAAATGAAGATTTCATATTTTCTTTATAAAAAAGGTGGTGGAGGATTTATTGCTAAAGCTGGAGGAACTAAACGAAAGCTGCATTTTAATCCCTAGCAACGCAGCTGAAGAAATCATAGCTTTTTTAAGCAAATTCAACATTAAAACTAGAAAGCTTGAAGTAAAATTAAGCGAGGAATCCTTAAAAACATTTTCAATTTTAGCGTAAACAAGTTAATAACATTCTTAATATATTTTTCAGTTTTTTCTGAATCAAGCTCATTTGTAACAAGTATATTAGAATCTAAAATTAAGTTTTGTTAAATTAACGCTTTTCATCTTCCCTTGAATCTATTTTTACTTTTCTTTTTTCAGTTTTCACCTTTATGCCTTCAATAAAACCTCTAACTTTTTCACTCCATTTTATAGAATGCTTTTCGCATTTTTTAAGCTCTTTAAAAGCTCACACAATAAATATATTGACGAGATGCATTCACCTAAATCATACATTTTGTAAAACATTTTTCATAAACATTTCCGTAAGCAGTAAACTAAGCTTCCCCATAGCTTATAAATCTCTTAACGCAAGGATTACTTCATGCAAGCTTTGAAGCCTCCATTATAATTAAGCCTACAACTTCTCGTTGATTTAAGAGAAGCTGTAATTAAAGCTATCTCTATTCCGGATTGGTTTATATTAAATTACTCTTAAACCTTATAGTCTATCGAATCTTTTTGCATGAAGATTATATTTTTGAGCTTCTAATTTAATTAGTATACAATATAAAATATACTTATATACCAGTAGATGTTATGTATATTATAGGTGATGTTATGAGCGAAACCACAACCATAAGGGTTTCAAAGGCTACGCTTAAAATGCTTGAGAGGCTACGTCAAAAAATGGGGGTAGCAACACTTGATGAAACTATAAGGCTATTTATCATGTTACAGCGTAAACTAGTTCTTGAGAAAGTATTTGGTATAGATAAGGGAAAAATAAGCTCGTTTACAGAGGAGGATCGTGGTGAAGATCGTGATTGATGCATATGCTTGGATTGAAATCTTTATTGGAAGCGAAAATGGAAAAAAAGCAAAAGAAGTTATTCAAAATTCTGAAGAAGCTTACACACCTAATACTGTTCTCGCTGAAGTAGCCCGTAAATACTTAAGGGAAGGTGTAAAAGAGCAAACAATTCTTGAACGCTTAATAACAATAGAGGAAGCTTCAGAAATATTTCATATAGATAAAAACATCGCGATAGAATCTGCAAAATGTTACATTAAGCTTATAGAAAAAGCTAAAAAAGAAAAGCTTGAAACTCCAAGCCTTTTCGATGCTATAGTATTAGCAACTGCAAGAATGCTGAATGCAAAGATAATAACAGGAGACGAGCATCTTAAAGAAGAAAACACAACAATATGGATAGGGAAAACCTAAAACTTTTTTCAGCAACTTATTAATTTCTAAAACCAGTTCATGTTGCATCATTGATTAAAACTTTCTAGCTATCTATTTAGCATATATTCCTAAGCGCTTAAAGCCAAGTGAATTACATCTTCCTACCGAAAAAAGCCCCCTCGACTTTAACGATAAATTTTCAACTTAAACCATAGCTATCGAGTAAGTTATTAAAAACTAGCTTTTAACATTATTATAGTGAAAGTAACATCTCGAAAGTTAATACTGAAAAATTTAATTAAACCATTTTCACTTCAAATCTTTTATCGCTATAGCTTCTTAAACCTTTTATCTAATTGTTAAGCAAGCTTTTCAAGCTTAAGAATAAGCTTAAAATTATTTATAAAGATGTTAAAAGTTTATCAGCTTCGCTTTTTGAAGCTCTAAGCTTATAGTTAAAAAAATATAAGCGTCTAAAATATTCTTAAAAAAGTTTAACATTATTTGATGTAAGAGCTTAAAGCTTGAAATGCTTCTAAAATTTGTGAAAAATTCTTAAAAATAGCGATAAAGCGGCTAAAGCCTCTTTATAAGAAAATAAGGCTAATTCATTGATTTTAAAAAGGTGCGGCCGCCGGGATTTGAACCCGGGTCGTTGGCTTGGGAGACCAATGTCCTAGACCAGGCTAGACTACGGCCGCCTTCATAAAAATTTTTCTTTTTATTAACATAAATTTTTAGATGCTTATTAAATAATAAGTTTTAGTGGGAAAAATGCTTGAATGTTTTAAATTTATTTGATCCCTGGAAAGGAAAGCTTTGCTCATGCCCAGTTAAATATAGTCTTTCTCCTTACACCGGCTGCTCTCATAAATGTCTTTACTGCTATATTACTTCTTATATTCCTAGAGGATTTGAAGTTAGAGCTAAAAAAAGCTTTATTCATAAATTAAGGTTGGATATTAAGCGTGCAGATAAATCTTTTTACGTCTCTATAGCTAACAGTAGCGATCCTTACCAATGGCTTGAGGAAAAAATGAATTTAACTCGAGAAGCTTTAAAGCTTCTTTTAGAAAACGGTTTTAAAACCTTAATAATCACTAAATCTAGTTTAGTTTTAAAAGATTTAGATGTTTTAAAGCTTGGTGGATGCAGCGTAAGTTTAACAGTTACCTCGCTTAATGAAGATTTACTTCATATTCTTGAACCTTACGCTTCATCGCCAAAAGAGCGGATAAACGCTTTAAGAAAACTGTGTTCTCATGGTGTTTCTTGCTCTGCTAGAATAGACCCTTTAATTCCTGGTTTAAACGATAACCTTGAAGAGCTTGAAAAGCTTGTTAAAGAATTGGTTAAAGCTGGAGTTAAGCATATTGTATGCTCTACTTATAAAGCTAAACCAGATAACTTCTTAAGGTTAATTCACGCTTTTCCATATTTAAAGAATAAATGGAGAAAGCTTTATTTCAGCTTTGGAGAGCGTATTGGAAATGTAATTTATCTTTCTGAAGCTTTTAGGTTTAACCTTCTTTTTAAACTGAAAAAGCTTATAGAAAGCTATGGAGTAACCTTCTCTGTTTGTAGAGAAGGTTTTATAAGCTTTAATTCTGGATTAACATGCGACGGCTCTCATTTAATCACCAATAAATTTAAATACTTTAAAGATAGATTATTAACAGCGTTATGAGAGTGAATAAATTGGATAAAAAAGAAGTTTTAAAAGTTTTAAAAAACGTTTATGATCCTGAATATCCAGTTTCAATAATTGAGCTTGGAATAGTTAAAGAGGAGGATATAACTATTAACGACAATAAAATAATTATTCAATTTACTCCCACTTCACCTTTATGCCCTATGGGTGGAGTTATAGGTATAGTTATAAAATATGCTTTAGAAAAAGAGTTTGGGAAAGAAGTTGAAGTTAAAGTTAAACCTGGAACTCACGCTGAAGAAAGTTTATTAAATAATTTGCTTCAAGATAGAAAAAAGTTTGAGGAAAGTGTAAATCGACTAAAAGAATCTGGATTGCTAGATGTTTGCATTAACCTTAACCAATGAACTCTTCTGCTTTTTGAGGTTCAGGCGGTAAACCTTTTCTCTTTCTAATCTCAGTTATTACTTGAGTTTGCATAGATGCTGGTACTGGAGACCATCTTAGAAACTCTAATCCCCAAAAAGCTCTTCCAGCTGTAGCGCTTCTTAAAGCTTCAGAAAGATCAAATGTTTCAGCTGTTGGCAACTCGCCGATAATATAAGCTAAATGACCTTTCTGCTCTACTGAAATAATTTTCCCCCTTTTCTGAGTTATTATGCTTGTAGCTGCTCCTAAAAGCTCAGGTGGAACCTTAATAGTGATTTTTTGAATAGGCTCAAGAAGGCATGGATCAGCTGATAAGAAAGCTGCAAACATAGCTCTTCTACTCATAGGCATTATTTGAGCTGGACCCCTATGAACTGGATCCTCATGAAGAGATACATCGCTTATTTTAACTTTTAATCCTCTAATAGGCTCGTAAGCTAACGGGCCTTCTTTTAAACCCCATCTAT carries:
- a CDS encoding type II toxin-antitoxin system VapC family toxin; protein product: MSMLKENLVYPEGLVDVSIIAIVCFDNPLKEYAITFLSEALTQKKRIVIPVSSIIGAYHITTRYLKASKISVKNVLEKLLATRSPAFYPQISPELALEALEYATYYNIESWDGYLISTARNLKASIIYSLDKELEKVKEVTIVNPFPEEAVKQYHEFMKKL
- a CDS encoding nucleotidyltransferase domain-containing protein, which codes for MNLKTNQISNLNKVVKAISRLEGVIGILLFGSIARGDYDEYSDYDLLIIFKDKSSMWKSWDNLFKDVSSLKMNLHIIPKSLEEFKTANPVFLEELSNHGKILFARFPMEASLKPIALKPFCLIFYNMSGLSYKDKMKISYFLYKKGGGGFIAKAGGTKRKLHFNP
- a CDS encoding VapB-type antitoxin, with amino-acid sequence MSETTTIRVSKATLKMLERLRQKMGVATLDETIRLFIMLQRKLVLEKVFGIDKGKISSFTEEDRGEDRD
- a CDS encoding PIN domain-containing protein; this translates as MDAYAWIEIFIGSENGKKAKEVIQNSEEAYTPNTVLAEVARKYLREGVKEQTILERLITIEEASEIFHIDKNIAIESAKCYIKLIEKAKKEKLETPSLFDAIVLATARMLNAKIITGDEHLKEENTTIWIGKT
- a CDS encoding radical SAM protein; translation: MNVLNLFDPWKGKLCSCPVKYSLSPYTGCSHKCLYCYITSYIPRGFEVRAKKSFIHKLRLDIKRADKSFYVSIANSSDPYQWLEEKMNLTREALKLLLENGFKTLIITKSSLVLKDLDVLKLGGCSVSLTVTSLNEDLLHILEPYASSPKERINALRKLCSHGVSCSARIDPLIPGLNDNLEELEKLVKELVKAGVKHIVCSTYKAKPDNFLRLIHAFPYLKNKWRKLYFSFGERIGNVIYLSEAFRFNLLFKLKKLIESYGVTFSVCREGFISFNSGLTCDGSHLITNKFKYFKDRLLTAL
- a CDS encoding DUF59 domain-containing protein; the protein is MDKKEVLKVLKNVYDPEYPVSIIELGIVKEEDITINDNKIIIQFTPTSPLCPMGGVIGIVIKYALEKEFGKEVEVKVKPGTHAEESLLNNLLQDRKKFEESVNRLKESGLLDVCINLNQ